One Geothermobacter hydrogeniphilus genomic window, CGCTGTGAAAGGGTTCAATCAGGCAGATATTCATCACGCTTTCCGTTCATCGCCGGCCACGAGATTGGCCGTTTCACTCTTCAGGTCGAAGACCACCCGGACCCGGCCGTTGCGCAACTGCCTCAGGACCTGCTCGACCTTTTCTTCGAGGCTGCAGCCGTCCTGGTCCCAGTCGGCACCGTCGCGGCTGACAAACTCCTGAATCATCCGCCTGAGGGTGTCGGGATTGATCTGTTCCCAGGGGACCTCGATCCCCTC contains:
- a CDS encoding YheU family protein → MENNKCPTEEGIEVPWEQINPDTLRRMIQEFVSRDGADWDQDGCSLEEKVEQVLRQLRNGRVRVVFDLKSETANLVAGDERKA